The nucleotide sequence AACAAAGCCAGAAGGATTCATCAGGATTCATTTTTGATTTACAGTCCAATACTGTACTGGCCCAGGGAGGTACTTTtgagaacatgaaagaaaagataaatgcaGTGCGTGCAATAGTTCCCAATAAGAGCAACAATGAGATCATCCTGGTTTTGCAGCATTTTGATAATTGTGTGGACAAAACAGTTCAAGCATTCATGGAAGGGAGTGCCAGTGAAGTACTCAAAGAATGGACAGTAACAGgcaagaaaaagaactaaaagaagaaaagcaaaccaaaatcTACAGCCAAAGCAAGTAACAGTATCCTAGATTTCAGTAAATCGGTTTCCATTCAAGAGGAGcaatctgtgccttcctcaggaAAAGGTGGCATTAATGGTTACCATGTCAATGGTGCCATCAATGATACAGAGTCTGTGGACTCACTCAGTGAAGGTTTGGAGACACTTTCAGTAGATGCCAGAGAACTAGAAGATCCTGAGTCTGGCTTGCCAGATACACTGGATAGAACAGGATCCGTACTGGAGAATGGTGTCTCTGACTTTGAGTCCAGGTCTTCAACTGAACACCCTATTCAGAATGCCCAACATTCCAGGAATGCTGCCAAATCTCTCTCAAGATCCACCACAGGACCTCAGTTTTCCAGTCTGGGAATGGAGGACATTCCACTCTCCTCCACCAATAAAAAACTTGATTCCAATATTGAAAAATCTGTAAAAGACCTCCAGCGCTGCACAGTCTCTCTTGCACGGTATCGAGTTGTAGTTAAAGAAGAGATGGATGCttccattaagaaaatgaaacaagctTTTGCTGAACTGCAAAGTTGTTTAATGGATCGAGAAGTGGCATTGCTTGCTGAAATGGATAAAGTGAAAGCTGAAGCAATGGAAATTTTGCTTAGCCGACAAAAGAAAGCTGAACTTCTAGAGAAGATGACTGATGAGGCTGTGCGAATGTCAGAGGAGCAATTGGTCGAGCTCAGAGCTGATATCAAACACTTTGTTAGTGAACGTAAATATGATGAGGATCTGGGACGAGTAGCCCGATTCACCTGTGATGTAGAGACTCTAAAGAAGAGCATTGATTCCTTTGGACAAGTGTCGCATCCAAAGAACAGCTATTCAAACAGATCACGATGTAGCTCAGTTATATCTGTGTCCTTGAGTGACCCAAGTGATGCCTCTGCTGCTTCCTCTTCGACCTGTGCCTCTGCTGCCAGCCTTACAGGTGCTAACAAGAGAAATTCAGCACCAGGAGAGACTCCTACAGCCAACAGCAGCCAACCCTACCAGCCTCATCAGGAAGTATTGTCGGGGAACAGACGAGGAGGACAAGGCTTCAGGCCTCAAGGCCAAAAGTCCAGTGACCCTATGAGCCAAGGGCAACATGACAGTATGGGTCGTTACAGAAGTAGCTCCTGGTATTCATCTGGTTCTAGGTATCAGAGTGCTCCACCCCAGGCACCTGGAAACACTAGTGAGTGGGGCCAGGCTCACTCTGCAGGGACCAATGGAACTGGAGCCAG is from Sciurus carolinensis chromosome 13, mSciCar1.2, whole genome shotgun sequence and encodes:
- the LOC124962942 gene encoding LOW QUALITY PROTEIN: spermatogenesis-associated serine-rich protein 2-like (The sequence of the model RefSeq protein was modified relative to this genomic sequence to represent the inferred CDS: substituted 1 base at 1 genomic stop codon); protein product: MSRKQSQKDSSGFIFDLQSNTVLAQGGTFENMKEKINAVRAIVPNKSNNEIILVLQHFDNCVDKTVQAFMEGSASEVLKEWTVTGKKKNXKKKSKPKSTAKASNSILDFSKSVSIQEEQSVPSSGKGGINGYHVNGAINDTESVDSLSEGLETLSVDARELEDPESGLPDTLDRTGSVLENGVSDFESRSSTEHPIQNAQHSRNAAKSLSRSTTGPQFSSLGMEDIPLSSTNKKLDSNIEKSVKDLQRCTVSLARYRVVVKEEMDASIKKMKQAFAELQSCLMDREVALLAEMDKVKAEAMEILLSRQKKAELLEKMTDEAVRMSEEQLVELRADIKHFVSERKYDEDLGRVARFTCDVETLKKSIDSFGQVSHPKNSYSNRSRCSSVISVSLSDPSDASAASSSTCASAASLTGANKRNSAPGETPTANSSQPYQPHQEVLSGNRRGGQGFRPQGQKSSDPMSQGQHDSMGRYRSSSWYSSGSRYQSAPPQAPGNTSEWGQAHSAGTNGTGASMEACPPKPSFKKGLPQRKPRTSQPEAMNS